The Cellulomonas flavigena DSM 20109 DNA segment GGCGACGCTCACGGTGATGCGGTTGAGGTTGCGCTCGGCCACACCGGACGACCCGGCGCCGGCGGTGATACCGCCTCCGAACATGTCCGACAGGCCGCCGCCCTTGCCCTTGTGCAGCAGCACCAGCGGGACGAGCAGCAGGCTGGCCAGGACCAGCAGCACCTGGAGGGTGATACGCAGGGCAGTCACGTCGGTGGGGTTCCTCACTCGGGCGGTTCGGTGCAGCGGTGCGCCGGGCCGGGATCGGCGTCGGTGCGTGTCGTGCCGGGTGCGGGCCGTGCCGGCGAAGCGCCGTCGTGGT contains these protein-coding regions:
- the secG gene encoding preprotein translocase subunit SecG, with translation MTALRITLQVLLVLASLLLVPLVLLHKGKGGGLSDMFGGGITAGAGSSGVAERNLNRITVSVALVWTVMIVLLGLIEKFSE